A stretch of the Pseudomonas sp. ACM7 genome encodes the following:
- a CDS encoding glutamine synthetase, with the protein MRVALKITLMSVSLLIAVDAWAQIPSLAKCTRSANLLACVDGDGNAYSVNTVGSTIYLRGFEAAGKRHWAQTNSRYGQLTFFTGLASDGEAWVGYNRRVGWTTINRFSSSGGSSGKFTCSRITGC; encoded by the coding sequence ATGCGTGTCGCCCTGAAAATAACGCTGATGAGCGTTTCGTTGCTGATAGCTGTCGACGCCTGGGCGCAAATCCCGAGCCTGGCCAAATGCACCCGAAGTGCCAATCTGCTGGCCTGCGTGGATGGCGACGGCAACGCCTACAGCGTCAACACCGTCGGAAGCACGATCTATCTGCGGGGTTTCGAAGCGGCCGGAAAACGCCATTGGGCGCAGACCAACAGTCGCTACGGACAACTCACGTTCTTCACTGGGCTCGCTTCCGATGGCGAGGCCTGGGTCGGCTACAACCGTCGCGTCGGCTGGACCACGATCAATCGGTTTTCCAGTTCCGGTGGCAGCAGTGGCAAGTTCACCTGTAGCCGAATTACGGGATGTTAG
- the zigA gene encoding zinc metallochaperone GTPase ZigA, translated as MPNRLPVTVLSGFLGAGKSTLLNYVLRNRDNLRVAVIVNDMSEINIDGGEVQRDVTLNRAEEKLVEMSNGCICCTLREDLLEEVSKLAKEGRFDYLLIESTGISEPLPVAETFTFRDEEGQSLADIARLDTMVTVVDGMNFLLDYQAAESLASRGETLGEEDERSITDLLIEQIEFADVILISKIDLISSSERQELIAILERLNAQAEIIPMVMGEIPLEKILNTGRFDFEKAAQAPGWLQELRGEHVPETEEYGIASTAYRARRPFHPQRFFSFIDRPWVNGKLLRSKGFFWLASKHMDAGSWSQAGGLMRHGFAGRWWRFVPKTQWPQDEESTAGIMENWTATTGDCRQELVFIGQNIDFAQLTNELDNCLLTDDEMALGVEGWRLLPDPFGPWHEEAAA; from the coding sequence ATGCCCAATCGTCTCCCCGTAACCGTCCTGTCGGGCTTTCTCGGCGCTGGCAAAAGTACGCTGCTCAACTACGTGCTGCGCAATCGCGACAACCTGCGCGTCGCCGTGATCGTCAATGATATGAGCGAAATCAACATTGATGGCGGTGAAGTTCAGCGCGATGTCACCCTGAATCGCGCGGAAGAAAAACTGGTGGAGATGAGCAATGGCTGCATCTGCTGCACCTTGCGCGAAGACTTGTTGGAAGAGGTGAGCAAACTCGCCAAGGAGGGTCGCTTTGATTATTTATTGATCGAATCCACCGGCATTTCCGAGCCGCTGCCCGTGGCGGAAACCTTCACCTTCCGCGATGAAGAAGGGCAGAGCCTGGCCGACATCGCCCGGCTCGACACCATGGTCACCGTGGTCGATGGCATGAACTTCCTGCTCGACTATCAGGCCGCCGAAAGCCTCGCATCCCGTGGTGAAACGTTGGGCGAGGAAGACGAACGCTCGATCACCGACCTGTTGATCGAGCAGATCGAATTCGCCGACGTTATTCTGATCAGCAAGATCGACTTGATCAGCAGCAGCGAGCGTCAGGAGCTGATCGCGATCCTTGAGCGGCTTAACGCTCAAGCGGAAATCATCCCGATGGTCATGGGCGAAATTCCCTTGGAGAAGATCCTGAATACCGGTCGTTTCGACTTCGAAAAGGCCGCTCAAGCGCCGGGCTGGTTACAGGAATTGCGTGGCGAACACGTACCGGAAACCGAGGAATACGGCATCGCCTCGACAGCTTACCGAGCACGCCGACCGTTTCATCCACAGCGCTTTTTCAGCTTCATCGACCGCCCGTGGGTGAATGGCAAACTGCTGCGCTCCAAGGGCTTCTTCTGGCTGGCCAGCAAGCACATGGACGCCGGTAGCTGGTCCCAGGCCGGCGGATTGATGCGCCATGGTTTCGCCGGGCGCTGGTGGCGTTTCGTGCCGAAAACCCAGTGGCCGCAGGACGAAGAAAGCACCGCCGGGATCATGGAAAACTGGACCGCAACCACTGGCGATTGCCGCCAGGAACTGGTGTTCATCGGGCAGAACATCGACTTCGCGCAACTCACCAACGAACTCGACAATTGCCTGCTGACCGACGATGAAATGGCGTTAGGCGTCGAGGGCTGGCGACTACTGCCAGATCCATTTGGCCCATGGCATGAAGAGGCGGCAGCCTGA
- a CDS encoding DUF1826 domain-containing protein, with amino-acid sequence MLAPSLKLRPIIYQVQGETPQALTRILGDGVNLAVWRRKLPAHIADFGSLLLSLNEPLAESLVLELPSDDTEPNLHGLAPGFSDLEGYEGFIADVSWLVSAFACLLGARRVGLRLRVLDKAMCPRFHVDHVPVRLITTYCGIGSQWLKEGAMDRRQLGKPEAEPQDDSLIEQIASGEVALLKGEKWHGNEGFGLIHRSPQLASGERRLILTLDWLS; translated from the coding sequence ATGTTGGCACCCAGTCTGAAACTGCGGCCGATCATTTATCAGGTTCAAGGTGAGACGCCGCAAGCACTGACCCGAATACTGGGCGATGGCGTAAACCTCGCCGTTTGGCGGCGCAAACTGCCGGCGCACATCGCTGATTTCGGGAGTTTGCTGCTGTCCCTCAACGAGCCGTTGGCCGAGTCGCTGGTCCTGGAACTGCCTAGCGATGACACCGAACCCAATCTTCACGGATTAGCCCCAGGTTTCAGCGATCTCGAAGGTTACGAAGGTTTCATCGCCGACGTCTCTTGGCTGGTCAGTGCTTTCGCCTGTTTGCTGGGCGCCAGGCGTGTCGGGCTGCGCTTGCGGGTCCTGGACAAGGCCATGTGCCCGCGTTTCCACGTCGATCACGTGCCGGTACGGCTGATCACCACGTATTGCGGGATCGGCAGCCAGTGGCTGAAGGAAGGGGCGATGGATCGCCGGCAATTGGGAAAACCCGAAGCCGAGCCCCAGGACGACTCGCTGATTGAGCAGATCGCCAGCGGCGAAGTCGCGCTGCTCAAAGGCGAGAAATGGCATGGCAACGAAGGCTTCGGCCTTATTCACCGATCGCCACAGCTTGCGTCCGGTGAGCGGCGGCTGATCCTGACGCTCGACTGGCTGAGCTAG
- a CDS encoding NADH:ubiquinone oxidoreductase, with product MRLMGLSLVLALTSGEALAQACVVHSTAARLDVKVCQQNRNIPEKLFADGFCQPNLPGQKVEVQYVDQCPTGAFGVCSNAQVANMPYRQDIHYYGVATDAAYLKPFCEAQSQGTWLKP from the coding sequence ATGCGGTTGATGGGATTGTCGTTGGTCCTGGCGCTCACTTCGGGTGAGGCGCTGGCTCAAGCCTGTGTGGTACATAGCACGGCTGCGCGACTCGACGTGAAAGTCTGCCAGCAGAACCGCAACATTCCGGAAAAACTGTTCGCCGATGGTTTCTGCCAGCCGAACCTTCCTGGCCAGAAAGTCGAGGTGCAGTACGTCGACCAATGCCCCACCGGGGCGTTCGGAGTGTGCAGCAACGCCCAAGTCGCCAATATGCCTTACCGGCAGGATATTCACTATTACGGCGTGGCCACGGATGCAGCGTATTTGAAGCCGTTTTGTGAAGCCCAAAGCCAGGGAACCTGGCTCAAGCCGTGA
- a CDS encoding GTP-binding protein has protein sequence MLQNIPTHVIAGPLGAGKTSLIKHLLAQRPANERWAVLINEFGQIGLDAALLTRDADGIALGEVAGGCLCCVNGAPFQIGLGRLLRKARPDRLFIEPSGLGHPAQLLRQLSEAPWQGVLAVQPCVLVLDAQALAAGKPLPVAQQEALKSAGLLLMNKAENIDDADRQRIAAQLPARPLYWTQQAALPLSELPGLGVQAVAGVDNFVAPKGLAQLPAIWTDPALPICLSQEQEGGWSVGWRWHPSQTFDATLVGRWLESLAWRRAKLVIHSADGWVSANALENPVLDWQPSEWRRDSRIELIFSEPQDVDSLQRDLAGCRSSPT, from the coding sequence ATGTTGCAGAATATTCCCACGCACGTCATTGCTGGCCCCTTGGGTGCCGGCAAGACCAGTCTGATCAAGCACCTGTTGGCGCAGCGGCCGGCGAATGAGCGTTGGGCGGTGCTGATCAACGAGTTCGGCCAGATCGGCCTCGACGCTGCGTTGCTGACCCGGGACGCCGATGGTATCGCACTGGGTGAAGTGGCCGGGGGCTGTTTGTGTTGCGTGAATGGTGCGCCGTTTCAGATCGGCCTCGGGCGTTTACTGCGCAAGGCGCGGCCGGATCGGCTGTTTATCGAACCCTCCGGGCTTGGACATCCGGCGCAATTGCTCAGGCAATTGAGTGAGGCGCCGTGGCAAGGCGTGTTGGCTGTTCAACCCTGCGTCCTGGTGCTGGATGCCCAGGCACTTGCTGCCGGCAAACCGCTGCCGGTGGCGCAACAGGAAGCGCTCAAGAGCGCTGGGTTGTTGCTGATGAATAAAGCCGAAAATATCGACGACGCTGATCGCCAGCGAATCGCCGCACAGTTGCCGGCGCGTCCGTTGTACTGGACGCAGCAAGCCGCATTGCCATTGAGTGAGTTACCAGGGCTTGGGGTTCAGGCTGTAGCGGGTGTGGATAACTTCGTTGCGCCCAAAGGATTGGCACAGCTGCCAGCCATCTGGACCGATCCTGCGCTGCCAATTTGCTTGAGCCAGGAACAGGAGGGCGGCTGGAGTGTTGGGTGGCGGTGGCATCCAAGTCAGACTTTCGACGCGACGCTCGTTGGCCGTTGGCTTGAAAGCCTTGCCTGGCGGCGGGCGAAGCTGGTTATCCACAGCGCCGATGGTTGGGTTTCGGCGAATGCGCTGGAAAACCCGGTGCTGGACTGGCAGCCCAGCGAATGGCGGCGTGATTCGCGCATCGAGCTGATTTTCAGTGAGCCGCAGGATGTTGATTCATTGCAAAGAGATCTAGCCGGCTGCCGGTCGAGTCCGACTTGA
- a CDS encoding DUF3301 domain-containing protein — protein sequence MLTLGNIFVLMLLATGGAWLWHNHGLRERALERVKLHCAKLGIELLDGNVALKKIAFIKDANGRRRLARVYNFEFTVTGESRHNGTITQFGAHSAQIELAPYPMPFDDTPAVTDVVKPRAEVIEMSQWRQEHTKWRP from the coding sequence ATGCTGACCCTTGGAAATATCTTCGTCCTGATGCTGCTTGCCACCGGTGGCGCGTGGTTATGGCACAACCATGGCTTGCGCGAGCGCGCGCTGGAGCGGGTCAAGCTGCATTGCGCAAAGCTCGGAATCGAGCTGCTGGACGGCAACGTGGCCTTGAAGAAGATTGCGTTCATTAAAGACGCCAATGGCCGACGGCGCCTCGCCCGTGTGTATAACTTCGAATTCACCGTGACCGGTGAAAGCCGTCACAACGGCACCATCACCCAGTTCGGCGCCCACAGTGCGCAGATTGAGCTGGCGCCCTACCCGATGCCGTTCGACGACACGCCTGCGGTGACCGATGTAGTGAAACCGCGCGCTGAGGTGATCGAGATGAGCCAGTGGCGGCAAGAACACACTAAATGGCGTCCTTGA
- the pdxY gene encoding pyridoxal kinase PdxY has protein sequence MKRTPHLLAIQSHVVFGHAGNSAAVFPMQRVGVNVWPLNTVQFSNHTQYGQWAGEVLAPHQIPDLVEGIAAIGELGNCDAVLSGYLGSAAQGRAILTGVARIKSINPKALYLCDPVMGHPEKGCSVPAEVSDFLLEEAAAVADFMCPNQLELDSFSGRKPQSLFDCLAMARALLARGPKAVLVKHLNYPGKPGDVFEMLLVTAEDSWHLRRPLLAFPRQPVGVGDLTSGLFLARVLLGDSLVAAFEFAASAVHEVLLETQACSSYELELVRAQDRIAHPRVRFEATPLSL, from the coding sequence ATGAAACGTACGCCCCATCTGCTCGCCATCCAGTCCCACGTGGTGTTCGGCCACGCTGGCAACAGCGCCGCGGTTTTCCCGATGCAGCGGGTCGGGGTGAATGTCTGGCCGCTCAATACGGTGCAGTTCTCCAACCATACTCAGTATGGCCAGTGGGCCGGTGAAGTGCTGGCGCCGCATCAGATTCCCGACCTGGTCGAAGGCATCGCGGCAATTGGCGAACTGGGCAACTGCGACGCCGTGCTGTCTGGCTATCTCGGCAGTGCTGCCCAGGGTCGGGCGATCCTGACGGGGGTGGCGCGGATCAAGTCGATAAATCCCAAGGCACTGTATCTGTGTGACCCGGTGATGGGCCATCCGGAGAAGGGTTGCAGCGTGCCCGCGGAAGTCAGCGATTTCCTGCTGGAGGAGGCGGCTGCCGTGGCGGACTTCATGTGCCCGAACCAGCTGGAGCTGGACAGCTTTTCGGGGCGCAAGCCGCAATCGTTGTTCGATTGCCTGGCCATGGCGCGAGCGTTGCTGGCGCGTGGTCCAAAGGCTGTGCTGGTCAAGCATCTGAACTATCCCGGTAAACCGGGGGATGTTTTCGAGATGTTGCTGGTGACGGCCGAAGACAGCTGGCATTTGCGCCGTCCGCTGCTGGCGTTCCCGCGTCAGCCGGTGGGTGTCGGCGACCTGACCTCCGGACTGTTTCTGGCTCGCGTACTGTTGGGCGATAGCCTGGTGGCGGCTTTCGAATTCGCCGCGTCGGCGGTGCATGAAGTGCTGCTGGAAACCCAGGCTTGCTCCAGCTATGAGCTGGAACTGGTGCGGGCTCAGGACCGGATTGCCCATCCACGGGTGCGGTTCGAAGCGACACCTCTCAGCCTCTGA
- a CDS encoding acyl-CoA thioesterase codes for MEPGNAQLSMTVLMTPDMANFSGNVHGGTLLKYLDEVAYACASRYAGRYVVTLSVDQVIFREPIHVGELVTFLASVNYTGNTSMEVGIKVVTENIRERSVRHTNSCFFTMVAVDDDRKPAAVPPLQPQNSEDKRRFMQAQQRRQIRQELEKRYQDIKGDA; via the coding sequence ATGGAACCCGGAAACGCACAGCTGTCGATGACGGTATTGATGACCCCCGACATGGCCAACTTCTCTGGCAATGTCCACGGCGGTACCTTGCTCAAATACCTCGACGAAGTGGCCTACGCGTGCGCCAGCCGTTATGCCGGCCGCTACGTGGTGACCCTGTCGGTGGACCAGGTGATTTTCCGCGAGCCGATTCATGTCGGCGAACTGGTGACCTTTCTGGCCTCGGTCAATTACACCGGCAACACCTCCATGGAGGTGGGCATCAAGGTGGTGACCGAAAACATCCGCGAGCGCTCGGTGCGCCACACCAACAGCTGCTTCTTCACCATGGTCGCAGTGGATGACGACCGCAAACCGGCTGCTGTCCCGCCACTGCAACCGCAGAACAGCGAAGACAAACGCCGCTTCATGCAGGCCCAGCAACGTCGGCAGATTCGTCAGGAACTGGAAAAGCGCTATCAGGACATCAAGGGCGACGCCTGA
- a CDS encoding cation:proton antiporter: MHAISFIQDLAVIMLIAGVVTVLFHRFKQPVVLGYIVAGFIIGPHTPPFSLIHDEETIKTLAELGVIFLMFCLGLEFSLRKLFKVGATAFIAAFLEIMLMIWIGYEIGRWFDWNTMDSLFLGAILAISSTTIIVKALNDLKMKNERFAQLIFGVLIVEDILGIGIIALLSSIAVSGTVSSGEVFSTVGKLSLFMIVALVIGILLVPRLLAYVAKFESNEMLLITVLGLCFGFCLLVVKLEYSMVLGAFLIGAIMAESRQLLKIERLIEPVRDLFSAIFFVAIGLMLDPMILLQYAWPIAVITVAVVLGKMFSCGLGAFIAGNDGRTSLRVGMGLSQIGEFSFIIAALGMTLQVTSNFLYPVAVAVSVITTLLTPYLIRAADPLSVKLAAVMPKRLGRVLGMYGEWLRSIQPQGEGALLASMIRRILLQVGVNLALVIAIFFSGAFFAERMSAYLQDWISDPSWQKALIWGGALLLSLPFLIAAYRKLKALSMLLAEMGVKPEMAGRHTQRVRRVIAEVIPILSLLVIFLLLAALSASILPTNKLLVLIVVVAAAIAALLWRWFIRVHTRMQVALLETLDNHKDSSSH, encoded by the coding sequence ATGCACGCCATCAGCTTCATTCAAGATCTGGCAGTGATCATGTTGATCGCGGGTGTGGTGACCGTGCTGTTTCATCGCTTCAAACAACCTGTGGTACTCGGCTACATCGTCGCCGGCTTCATCATCGGCCCGCACACCCCGCCGTTCAGCCTGATTCACGATGAAGAAACCATCAAGACCCTCGCCGAACTCGGGGTGATTTTCCTGATGTTCTGCCTGGGCCTGGAGTTCAGCCTGCGCAAGCTGTTCAAGGTCGGCGCCACAGCGTTCATTGCGGCGTTCCTGGAAATCATGCTGATGATCTGGATCGGCTACGAGATCGGTCGCTGGTTTGATTGGAACACCATGGACTCGCTGTTCCTCGGCGCGATCCTGGCGATTTCCTCGACCACGATCATCGTTAAGGCGCTCAACGATCTGAAGATGAAGAACGAGCGCTTCGCGCAGCTGATTTTCGGCGTGCTGATCGTTGAAGACATCCTTGGCATCGGCATCATCGCCTTGCTGTCGAGCATCGCGGTCAGCGGCACGGTCAGTTCCGGCGAAGTGTTTTCCACGGTCGGCAAGCTCTCGCTGTTCATGATTGTCGCACTGGTCATCGGCATCCTGTTGGTGCCGCGATTGCTGGCTTACGTGGCGAAGTTCGAAAGCAATGAAATGCTGCTGATCACGGTGTTAGGCCTGTGTTTCGGCTTCTGTTTGCTGGTGGTCAAACTTGAGTACAGCATGGTGCTCGGTGCCTTCCTGATTGGCGCGATCATGGCTGAATCCCGGCAATTGCTGAAAATCGAGCGCTTGATCGAACCGGTTCGCGACCTGTTCAGTGCGATCTTCTTTGTCGCCATCGGGCTGATGCTCGATCCGATGATCCTGCTGCAATATGCATGGCCGATTGCGGTGATCACCGTGGCCGTGGTGCTGGGCAAAATGTTCTCTTGCGGCCTTGGCGCCTTTATCGCTGGCAATGATGGACGCACCTCACTTCGCGTCGGGATGGGGCTTTCGCAGATTGGCGAATTTTCTTTCATCATCGCGGCGCTGGGCATGACGTTGCAGGTCACCAGCAACTTCCTTTACCCGGTCGCTGTAGCCGTCTCGGTGATCACCACGTTGCTGACGCCCTACCTGATCCGCGCGGCTGATCCGCTGTCGGTCAAGCTTGCCGCGGTGATGCCGAAGCGACTGGGCAGGGTATTGGGGATGTACGGCGAATGGCTGCGCAGCATCCAGCCTCAGGGCGAGGGCGCGCTGTTGGCGTCGATGATTCGGCGGATTCTGTTGCAGGTGGGCGTCAATCTGGCGCTGGTGATTGCGATCTTCTTCTCGGGTGCTTTTTTCGCTGAGCGCATGTCCGCTTACCTGCAAGACTGGATCAGCGACCCGAGCTGGCAGAAAGCGTTGATTTGGGGCGGGGCGTTGCTGTTGTCGCTACCGTTCCTGATCGCCGCCTATCGCAAGCTCAAGGCGCTCTCGATGCTGTTAGCGGAGATGGGCGTGAAGCCGGAGATGGCCGGCCGCCACACGCAGCGAGTGCGTCGGGTGATCGCCGAAGTGATCCCGATCCTCTCGCTGCTGGTGATTTTTCTGCTGCTGGCAGCCTTGTCGGCCAGTATTCTGCCGACCAACAAGTTGCTGGTGCTGATCGTCGTCGTCGCGGCCGCTATAGCGGCGCTGCTCTGGCGCTGGTTCATCCGCGTGCACACGCGGATGCAGGTGGCGTTGCTCGAAACACTGGACAACCACAAGGACTCCTCAAGCCACTGA
- a CDS encoding SMI1/KNR4 family protein — MEEIIEQLREANEPVPVPLELPDEDQLVEIEEQLFIDIPFVFREFLLTVSDVVYGSLEPVTVTDPQSHTYLPDVAANAWDAGVDRSMIPICQDGDNYYLVEEDGTVVLWLAEEELIAEETWESVWHWARDVWLES, encoded by the coding sequence GTGGAAGAAATCATCGAACAACTGCGTGAAGCCAACGAACCGGTACCGGTCCCCTTGGAGTTGCCCGACGAAGATCAATTGGTGGAAATCGAAGAACAGCTGTTCATCGACATTCCATTTGTCTTCAGAGAGTTTTTGCTGACCGTCAGCGACGTCGTCTACGGCAGCCTGGAGCCGGTAACCGTTACCGACCCGCAATCCCACACCTACCTGCCGGACGTTGCCGCCAACGCCTGGGATGCGGGTGTTGATCGCAGCATGATTCCGATCTGCCAGGACGGTGACAACTACTACCTGGTCGAAGAAGACGGCACCGTGGTGCTGTGGTTGGCCGAAGAAGAGCTGATCGCCGAGGAAACCTGGGAATCGGTGTGGCACTGGGCGCGGGACGTCTGGCTGGAAAGCTGA
- a CDS encoding Tim44 domain-containing protein gives MKRFLSIAMALCIGLTMSLDANAKRFGGGKSSGAAPTHQTSQMAPSSAAGGAAATAGAAGAAGAAAKAGGASRWLGPLAGIAAGGLLASMFMGGGFQGMQIFDILIMAVIAFLIFRFIAARRRKQQEHMAPAGAPMQREVFEQKPAAMGSIFGGSAAPVAARPVINAPAWFNEKNFIEAARNHFQSLQQHWDANEMDKIAEFVTPQLLEFLKRERADLGDGFQSTYIDNLNVQLDGVDDRADKTIATLTFTGVSKTSRFDQGEVFSESWNMERPQGENQPWLVAGIRQNG, from the coding sequence ATGAAACGTTTTCTTAGCATCGCCATGGCGTTGTGCATCGGCCTGACGATGAGCCTGGACGCCAACGCCAAGCGCTTTGGTGGCGGCAAGAGCTCCGGCGCTGCGCCGACTCACCAGACCAGCCAAATGGCTCCTTCTTCTGCTGCAGGCGGCGCTGCTGCCACTGCCGGTGCGGCCGGTGCCGCGGGCGCCGCTGCCAAGGCCGGTGGTGCTTCGCGCTGGCTCGGCCCTCTGGCCGGTATCGCTGCCGGTGGCCTGTTGGCCTCCATGTTCATGGGCGGCGGCTTCCAGGGCATGCAGATCTTCGACATCCTGATCATGGCGGTCATCGCCTTCCTGATCTTCCGCTTCATCGCCGCTCGTCGTCGCAAGCAGCAGGAGCACATGGCTCCAGCTGGCGCACCGATGCAGCGTGAAGTGTTCGAGCAGAAGCCAGCGGCCATGGGTTCGATCTTCGGCGGTTCGGCAGCACCGGTTGCCGCTCGTCCGGTGATCAACGCTCCGGCCTGGTTCAATGAAAAGAACTTCATTGAAGCAGCCCGCAACCACTTCCAGTCCCTGCAGCAACACTGGGACGCCAACGAAATGGACAAGATCGCCGAGTTCGTGACCCCGCAACTGCTGGAGTTCCTCAAGCGCGAACGTGCCGATCTGGGCGACGGTTTCCAGTCCACCTACATTGATAACCTCAATGTTCAACTGGACGGCGTGGATGATCGTGCCGACAAGACCATCGCCACCCTGACCTTCACCGGTGTGTCGAAGACCTCTCGTTTCGACCAGGGCGAAGTGTTCAGCGAAAGCTGGAACATGGAACGTCCGCAGGGCGAGAACCAGCCTTGGCTGGTCGCCGGTATCCGCCAGAACGGCTGA
- a CDS encoding EamA family transporter, with protein sequence MGSGFFSSWTFWALLSAAFAAMTAIFAKIGIENVNSDFATLLRTVVVLVSLALILYATGQYQSLGSISARSYLFLLLSGLATGASWICYFRALKLGPASLVAPVDKLSVVLVAVLGVILLGEKLDLRQWGGIGLITAGVVMLALRR encoded by the coding sequence ATGGGCTCAGGCTTCTTTTCTTCCTGGACATTCTGGGCCCTGTTGTCGGCAGCCTTTGCCGCCATGACCGCCATTTTCGCGAAAATCGGTATCGAAAACGTCAACTCCGACTTCGCCACCCTACTGCGTACCGTGGTGGTTTTGGTCAGCCTGGCCTTGATTTTGTACGCCACGGGCCAATATCAGTCATTAGGATCGATCTCTGCCAGGAGCTACCTGTTCCTGCTGCTGTCGGGACTGGCCACCGGTGCCTCGTGGATCTGCTACTTCCGCGCACTGAAACTGGGGCCGGCCTCACTGGTCGCTCCGGTGGACAAGCTCAGCGTGGTACTGGTGGCGGTGCTCGGCGTGATCCTGCTGGGCGAAAAACTCGACCTGCGCCAATGGGGTGGAATCGGCCTGATTACAGCCGGTGTGGTCATGCTGGCGCTGCGCCGCTAG